In a single window of the Streptomyces sp. CGMCC 4.7035 genome:
- the leuA gene encoding 2-isopropylmalate synthase: MANRQQPTSMPIHKYRPYDQVDIPDRTWPNQRITQAPRWLSTDLRDGNQALIDPMSPVRKREMFDLLVKLGYKEIEVGFPASGQTDFDFVRSIIEEEGAIPDDVTISVLTQAREDLIERTVESLKGAKRATVHLYNATAPVFRRVVFRGSKDDIKQIAVDGTRLVMEYAEKLLGPETEFGYQYSPEIFTDTELDFALEVCEAVMDVYQPGPGREIILNLPATVERSAPSTHADRFEWMHRNLSRREYVCLSVHPHNDRGTAVAAAELALMAGADRVEGCLFGQGERTGNVDLVTLGMNLFSQGVDPQIDFSDIDEIRRTWEYCNQMEVHPRHPYVGDLVYTSFSGSHQDAIKKGFDAMEADAAAKGVTVDDIEWAVPYLPIDPKDVGRSYEAVIRVNSQSGKGGIAYVLKNDHKLDLPRRMQIEFSKIIQAKTDAEGGEVTPKDIWAVFQDEYLPNPDNPWGRIQVKTGQSTTDKDGVDTLTVEATVDGEDRVLTGTGNGPISSFFDALQSIGIDVRLLDYQEHTMSEGASAQAASYIECAIDGKVLWGIGIDANTTRASLKAVVSAVNRAAR, from the coding sequence ATGGCGAACCGCCAGCAGCCCACGTCCATGCCGATCCACAAGTACCGCCCGTACGACCAGGTCGACATCCCCGACCGCACGTGGCCGAACCAGCGGATCACCCAGGCCCCACGCTGGCTGTCCACGGACCTGCGCGACGGCAACCAGGCCCTGATCGACCCGATGTCGCCGGTGCGCAAGCGCGAGATGTTCGACCTGCTGGTGAAGCTGGGCTACAAGGAGATCGAGGTCGGCTTCCCGGCCTCCGGCCAGACCGACTTCGACTTCGTGCGCTCGATCATCGAGGAAGAGGGCGCGATCCCGGACGACGTGACGATCTCCGTACTCACCCAGGCCCGCGAGGACCTGATCGAGCGGACGGTGGAGTCCCTGAAGGGCGCCAAGCGCGCCACCGTCCACCTGTACAACGCGACCGCCCCGGTCTTCCGCCGGGTCGTCTTCCGCGGCTCCAAGGACGACATCAAGCAGATCGCCGTCGACGGCACCCGGCTGGTGATGGAGTACGCGGAGAAGCTGCTGGGCCCGGAGACCGAGTTCGGCTACCAGTACAGCCCCGAGATCTTCACCGACACCGAGCTGGACTTCGCGCTGGAGGTCTGCGAGGCGGTCATGGACGTCTACCAGCCCGGTCCGGGCCGCGAGATCATCCTCAACCTGCCCGCCACGGTGGAGCGTTCGGCCCCCTCCACGCACGCGGACCGCTTCGAGTGGATGCACCGCAACCTGTCCCGCCGCGAGTACGTCTGCCTGTCCGTCCACCCGCACAACGACCGCGGTACGGCCGTCGCGGCCGCCGAGCTGGCCCTGATGGCCGGCGCCGACCGCGTCGAGGGCTGCCTGTTCGGGCAGGGTGAGCGCACCGGCAACGTCGACCTGGTCACCCTGGGCATGAACCTGTTCTCGCAGGGCGTCGACCCGCAGATCGACTTCTCCGACATCGACGAGATCCGTCGTACGTGGGAGTACTGCAACCAGATGGAGGTCCACCCCCGCCACCCGTACGTCGGTGACCTCGTCTACACCTCCTTCTCCGGCTCCCACCAGGACGCCATCAAGAAGGGCTTCGACGCCATGGAGGCCGACGCGGCCGCGAAGGGCGTCACGGTCGACGACATCGAGTGGGCCGTCCCGTACCTGCCGATCGACCCCAAGGACGTCGGCCGCTCCTACGAGGCGGTCATCCGCGTCAACTCGCAGTCCGGCAAGGGCGGTATCGCGTACGTCCTGAAGAACGACCACAAGCTGGACCTGCCGCGCCGGATGCAGATCGAGTTCTCGAAGATCATCCAGGCCAAGACGGACGCCGAGGGCGGCGAGGTCACGCCGAAGGACATCTGGGCGGTCTTCCAGGACGAGTACCTGCCGAACCCGGACAACCCGTGGGGCCGCATCCAGGTGAAGACGGGCCAGTCGACCACCGACAAGGACGGCGTCGACACCCTGACGGTCGAGGCGACGGTCGACGGCGAGGACAGGGTCCTGACCGGCACCGGCAACGGCCCGATCTCGTCCTTCTTCGACGCCCTGCAGTCCATCGGCATCGACGTACGCCTGCTGGACTACCAGGAGCACACGATGAGCGAGGGCGCCTCCGCGCAGGCCGCCTCGTACATCGAATGCGCGATCGACGGGAAGGTCCTGTGGGGGATCGGCATCGACGCGAATACGACACGTGCCTCGCTGAAGGCGGTCGTCTCCGCGGTCAACCGCGCCGCCCGCTGA
- a CDS encoding M4 family metallopeptidase has protein sequence MTNNGGFEPVFCTIVPPHVLDKLAQHEDSALAGPARSTLERDALERTHRRLTTVIGAPTVVPPTGALTDQPHRTIYDARHQQNLPGKKVRGEGDKPGKDATVNRAYAGLGATFELYLKVYGRNSIDGNGLPLDATVHFGENYDNAFWNGEQMVFGDGDNEIFLDFTIPVDVIGHELTHGVTQYTANLTYHGQSGALNESLSDVFGSLIKQYALGQTAAEADWLIGAGLLAPRVTGEALRSMKEPGSAYDDDVLGKDPQPGTMDGYVDTYRDNGGVHINSGIPNHAFYLLATALGGHAWERAGQIWYDVLTGGQLKPEATFSDFARLTVTAAKARYSGGEEQEAVLKAWEQVGVPTS, from the coding sequence ATGACCAACAACGGGGGCTTTGAGCCCGTCTTCTGCACGATCGTGCCACCGCATGTCCTCGACAAGCTCGCCCAGCACGAGGACTCCGCGCTCGCCGGTCCCGCGCGCAGCACCCTGGAACGCGACGCCCTGGAGCGCACCCACCGCCGGCTGACCACGGTCATCGGCGCGCCCACGGTGGTCCCGCCCACGGGCGCGCTCACCGACCAGCCGCACCGCACCATCTACGACGCCAGGCACCAGCAGAACCTGCCCGGCAAGAAGGTCCGCGGCGAGGGCGACAAGCCCGGCAAGGACGCCACGGTCAACCGGGCGTACGCGGGCCTCGGCGCCACCTTCGAGCTGTACCTCAAGGTGTACGGCCGCAACTCGATCGACGGCAACGGGCTGCCGCTCGACGCGACCGTGCACTTCGGCGAGAACTACGACAACGCCTTCTGGAACGGCGAGCAGATGGTGTTCGGCGACGGGGACAACGAGATCTTCCTCGACTTCACCATCCCGGTCGACGTCATCGGCCACGAGCTCACCCACGGCGTCACGCAGTACACGGCGAACCTCACGTACCACGGCCAGTCGGGCGCCCTCAACGAGTCCCTGTCGGACGTCTTCGGCTCGCTGATCAAGCAGTACGCGCTCGGCCAGACCGCCGCCGAGGCCGACTGGCTGATCGGCGCCGGGCTGCTGGCCCCGCGCGTCACCGGCGAGGCGCTGCGCTCGATGAAGGAGCCGGGCAGCGCGTACGACGACGACGTGCTCGGCAAGGACCCGCAGCCGGGGACGATGGACGGCTATGTGGACACCTACCGCGACAACGGCGGCGTGCACATCAACTCCGGCATCCCCAACCACGCCTTCTACCTGCTCGCCACCGCGCTCGGCGGGCACGCCTGGGAGCGGGCCGGACAGATCTGGTACGACGTGCTCACCGGCGGGCAGCTCAAGCCGGAGGCGACCTTCTCGGACTTCGCCCGGCTGACGGTGACGGCGGCCAAGGCCCGGTACAGCGGCGGCGAGGAGCAGGAGGCGGTTCTCAAGGCCTGGGAGCAGGTCGGGGTCCCGACGTCGTAG
- a CDS encoding PhoH family protein yields the protein MTQTPTAHSPAEGQARAHFTVPAQHPMVTVLGSGDSLLRVIEKAFPAADIHVRGNEISAVGDAREVALIQRLFDEMMLVLRTGQPMTEDAVERSIAMLRASENGEGAEETPAQVLTQNILSSRGRTIRPKTLNQKRYVDAIDKHTIVFGIGPAGTGKTYLAMAKAVQALQSKQVNRIILTRPAVEAGERLGFLPGTLYEKIDPYLRPLYDALHDMLDPDSIPRLMAAGTIEVAPLAYMRGRTLNDAFIILDEAQNTSPEQMKMFLTRLGFDSKIVITGDVTQVDLPNGTKSGLRQVQEILEGVEDVHFSRLSSHDVVRHKLVGRIVDAYEKYDNTHGTENGTHKPRGKAAGHGHKGK from the coding sequence ATGACTCAGACACCCACAGCGCACAGCCCCGCGGAGGGACAGGCCCGAGCGCACTTCACCGTCCCCGCCCAGCACCCCATGGTCACCGTGCTGGGGTCCGGAGACTCCCTCCTGCGCGTGATCGAGAAGGCTTTCCCGGCGGCCGACATCCATGTCCGGGGCAATGAGATCAGCGCGGTCGGCGACGCCCGGGAAGTCGCGCTGATCCAGCGACTGTTCGACGAGATGATGCTGGTGCTCCGCACCGGACAGCCGATGACGGAGGACGCAGTGGAACGCTCGATCGCCATGCTCCGGGCGAGCGAGAACGGGGAGGGCGCCGAGGAGACCCCGGCCCAGGTCCTGACGCAGAACATCCTGTCCTCGCGCGGCCGCACGATCCGCCCCAAGACGCTCAACCAGAAGCGGTACGTGGACGCGATCGACAAGCACACCATCGTGTTCGGCATCGGACCGGCGGGTACCGGCAAGACCTACCTCGCCATGGCCAAGGCGGTGCAGGCCCTGCAGTCCAAGCAGGTCAACCGCATCATCCTGACCCGCCCGGCGGTCGAGGCCGGCGAGCGACTGGGATTCCTGCCCGGAACGCTGTACGAGAAGATCGACCCGTATCTGCGCCCGCTGTACGACGCGCTGCACGACATGCTCGACCCGGACTCGATCCCGAGGCTCATGGCCGCGGGCACGATCGAGGTCGCGCCGCTCGCCTACATGCGTGGCCGCACCCTGAACGACGCCTTCATCATCCTGGACGAGGCCCAGAACACGAGCCCCGAGCAGATGAAGATGTTCCTCACCCGCCTCGGCTTCGACTCGAAGATAGTGATCACGGGTGACGTCACCCAGGTCGACCTACCGAACGGGACGAAGAGCGGTCTGCGTCAGGTCCAGGAGATCCTGGAGGGCGTCGAGGACGTGCACTTCTCCCGGCTGTCGTCCCACGATGTCGTACGGCACAAGCTCGTCGGCCGTATCGTCGACGCGTACGAGAAGTACGACAACACGCACGGCACCGAGAACGGCACGCACAAGCCCCGAGGCAAGGCGGCCGGGCACGGGCACAAGGGGAAGTAG
- a CDS encoding protealysin inhibitor emfourin: MRIRVRRTGGFAGIERRAEVDTSGRADAPEWHTLAERALAAGRGAPPAGVPDGFSYEITVDGRTVYCADPRLTEEQRTLISRVLKEGA, encoded by the coding sequence ATGCGTATTCGTGTGAGGCGCACGGGCGGGTTCGCGGGCATCGAGCGCCGGGCCGAGGTGGACACCTCGGGACGGGCCGACGCCCCTGAGTGGCACACCCTGGCCGAGCGGGCACTCGCCGCCGGCCGGGGCGCGCCACCCGCCGGGGTGCCGGACGGTTTCAGCTACGAGATCACCGTGGACGGCAGGACCGTGTACTGCGCGGATCCACGGCTGACGGAGGAGCAGCGGACGCTGATCTCCCGGGTCCTGAAGGAAGGGGCCTGA
- the ybeY gene encoding rRNA maturation RNase YbeY yields MSIDVNNESGTEVDEQAILDIARYALTRMRIHPLSELSVIVVDADAMEQLHVQWMDLPGPTDVMSFPMDELRPPSKDDDEPPQGLLGDIVLCPEVATKQGAEAPTQHSMDEELQLLTVHGVLHLLGYDHEEPDEKAEMFGLQAAIVDGWRAEKGLTGPSPAPTVS; encoded by the coding sequence ATGTCGATCGACGTCAACAACGAGTCCGGCACCGAGGTCGACGAGCAGGCGATCCTCGACATCGCCCGCTACGCGCTCACGCGGATGCGCATCCACCCGCTCTCCGAGCTCTCGGTGATCGTCGTGGACGCCGACGCCATGGAGCAGCTGCACGTCCAGTGGATGGACCTGCCGGGGCCGACGGATGTCATGTCCTTTCCGATGGACGAGCTGCGGCCGCCGTCCAAGGACGACGACGAGCCGCCTCAGGGCCTGCTCGGCGACATCGTGCTCTGCCCGGAGGTCGCCACCAAGCAGGGCGCCGAGGCACCGACGCAGCACTCCATGGACGAGGAGCTCCAGCTCCTGACCGTCCATGGCGTGCTGCATCTGCTCGGCTACGACCACGAGGAGCCCGACGAGAAGGCCGAGATGTTCGGCCTCCAGGCGGCCATCGTGGACGGGTGGCGCGCGGAGAAGGGCCTGACCGGCCCCTCCCCCGCCCCGACCGTGTCATGA
- a CDS encoding hemolysin family protein, with amino-acid sequence MSLQLVMGAVALVVVAWLAACAEAGIARVSSFRAEEAVRVGRRGSAKLAQVAEDPTRYLNVALLVRVACEMAAAALVTYACLKEFSGTAEALLVAIAVMVLVSYVAVGVSPRTIGRQHPLNTATAAAYVLLPLARIMGPIPSLLILIGNALTPGKGFRRGPFASEAELRALVDLAEKESLIEAEERRMVHSIFELGDTLVREVMVPRTDLVVIERYKTIRQALTLALRSGFSRIPVTGESEDDIVGIVYLKDLARKTHISRDAESELVSTAMRPATFVPDTKNAGDLLREMQKERNHVAVVIDEYGGTAGIVTIEDILEEIVGEITDEYDRELPPVEELGDDRYRVTARLDIGDLGELYGLEAYDDEDVETVGGLLAKALGRVPIAGASSVVELPDGRELRLTAEASAGRRNKIVTVLVEPVGPVEPPAKEQKPE; translated from the coding sequence ATGAGCCTTCAGCTCGTCATGGGCGCCGTCGCGCTGGTCGTCGTCGCCTGGCTCGCCGCCTGCGCGGAGGCGGGCATCGCGCGCGTCTCCAGCTTCCGCGCCGAGGAGGCCGTACGCGTCGGCCGGCGCGGCAGCGCCAAGCTCGCCCAGGTCGCCGAGGACCCCACCCGCTACCTCAACGTGGCGCTGCTCGTCCGCGTCGCCTGCGAGATGGCCGCCGCCGCGCTGGTCACGTACGCCTGTCTGAAGGAGTTCTCCGGGACCGCCGAGGCCCTCCTCGTCGCGATCGCGGTCATGGTCCTCGTGTCGTACGTCGCCGTCGGCGTCTCCCCGCGCACCATCGGCCGCCAGCACCCGCTGAACACCGCGACGGCGGCGGCGTACGTCCTGCTGCCGCTGGCCCGGATCATGGGGCCGATCCCATCGCTCCTCATCCTCATCGGTAACGCCCTCACCCCCGGCAAGGGCTTCCGCCGCGGCCCCTTCGCCTCCGAGGCGGAGCTGCGCGCCCTCGTGGACCTCGCCGAGAAGGAGTCCCTGATCGAGGCCGAGGAGCGCCGCATGGTGCACTCGATCTTCGAGCTGGGCGACACCCTCGTGCGGGAGGTGATGGTCCCGCGGACCGACCTGGTGGTCATCGAGCGGTACAAGACCATCCGGCAGGCCCTCACCCTGGCCCTCAGGTCCGGTTTCTCGCGCATCCCGGTCACCGGGGAGAGCGAGGACGACATCGTCGGGATCGTGTATCTGAAGGACCTGGCCCGCAAGACGCACATCAGCCGGGACGCCGAGTCCGAGCTGGTCTCCACCGCCATGCGGCCCGCGACCTTCGTGCCCGACACCAAGAACGCTGGCGACCTGCTGCGGGAGATGCAGAAGGAACGCAACCACGTCGCCGTCGTCATCGACGAGTACGGCGGCACGGCCGGGATCGTCACCATCGAGGACATCCTGGAGGAGATCGTCGGTGAGATCACCGACGAGTACGACCGGGAGCTGCCACCGGTGGAGGAGCTGGGTGACGACCGCTACCGGGTCACCGCCCGCCTCGACATCGGCGACCTCGGCGAGCTGTACGGCCTGGAGGCGTACGACGACGAGGACGTGGAGACGGTCGGCGGACTGCTCGCGAAGGCGCTGGGCCGGGTGCCCATCGCCGGTGCTTCGTCGGTGGTCGAGCTGCCCGACGGGCGCGAACTGCGGCTGACCGCCGAGGCCTCGGCGGGCCGCCGGAACAAGATCGTGACCGTGCTGGTGGAGCCGGTGGGTCCCGTCGAGCCCCCGGCGAAGGAGCAGAAGCCGGAATGA
- a CDS encoding GH1 family beta-glucosidase — MIQRMATNPIPQFPAGFLWGVSTSAHQIEGAADEREPSVWDAFTAEPGRVKDGSTAAVACDHYHRHREDVALLADLGVDAYRFSVSWPRVNSPGGLDFYDRLVDELCAAGVRPVVTLFHWDLPVTLDWLERDTASRFAEYVSVVAERLGDRVAKWITLNEPAEHTLLGHALGVHAPGRQLMFDALPVAHHQLLAHGLAVRALRAAGAADIGIANSHGPTWPASGKPEDVEAAEFYDILLNRLFSDPLLLGRYPEGIGELMPGDAESDLKVIAEPVDWYGINYYAPTKVGAPQGAEIEFGGLTLPAELPFSVREIEGHPVTDFGWPVVPQALTELLTGFRERYGDRLPPVVITENGCSYEGVDDQERIAYLDGHIRALHRAVEAGVDVRGYFVWSLLDNFEWAEGYARRFGLVHVNFDDPATLKRTPKASYTWLRDVLRTQR, encoded by the coding sequence ATGATCCAGCGCATGGCGACGAACCCGATACCTCAGTTCCCGGCCGGCTTCCTGTGGGGCGTCTCGACCTCGGCCCATCAGATCGAGGGGGCGGCCGACGAGCGCGAGCCGTCCGTGTGGGACGCGTTCACCGCCGAGCCGGGGCGGGTGAAGGACGGCTCGACGGCGGCGGTGGCCTGCGACCACTACCACCGCCACCGCGAGGACGTGGCGCTCCTGGCCGACCTGGGCGTGGACGCGTACCGCTTCTCGGTCTCCTGGCCCCGGGTGAACTCCCCCGGCGGCCTCGACTTCTACGACCGCCTGGTCGACGAGCTGTGCGCGGCGGGCGTCCGGCCGGTGGTCACCCTCTTCCACTGGGACCTGCCGGTCACGCTGGACTGGCTGGAGCGGGACACGGCGTCCCGCTTCGCCGAGTACGTGTCGGTCGTCGCCGAACGCCTCGGCGACCGCGTGGCCAAGTGGATCACCCTCAACGAACCCGCCGAGCACACGTTGCTGGGCCATGCGCTCGGTGTCCACGCGCCGGGCCGACAGCTGATGTTCGACGCGTTGCCGGTGGCCCACCACCAGCTGCTGGCCCACGGCCTGGCGGTACGGGCCCTGCGCGCGGCCGGGGCCGCCGACATCGGGATCGCCAACTCGCACGGGCCGACGTGGCCGGCGTCCGGGAAACCCGAGGACGTGGAGGCGGCCGAGTTCTACGACATCCTGCTGAACCGACTGTTCTCGGACCCGCTGCTGCTCGGCCGGTACCCCGAGGGCATCGGCGAGCTGATGCCGGGGGATGCCGAGTCCGACCTCAAGGTCATCGCGGAACCGGTCGACTGGTACGGGATCAACTACTACGCGCCGACGAAGGTGGGCGCCCCCCAGGGCGCGGAGATCGAGTTCGGCGGTCTCACGCTCCCCGCCGAGCTGCCCTTCTCGGTGCGGGAGATCGAGGGGCATCCGGTCACGGACTTCGGCTGGCCGGTGGTCCCTCAGGCGCTGACCGAGTTGCTGACCGGCTTCCGCGAGCGCTACGGCGACCGGCTGCCGCCCGTCGTCATCACCGAGAACGGCTGCTCCTACGAGGGCGTCGACGACCAGGAGCGCATCGCCTACCTGGACGGCCACATACGGGCGCTGCACCGGGCGGTGGAGGCGGGGGTCGACGTGCGCGGCTACTTCGTGTGGTCGCTGCTGGACAACTTCGAGTGGGCGGAGGGGTACGCGCGCCGCTTCGGGCTCGTACACGTGAACTTCGACGACCCCGCGACGCTGAAGCGGACCCCCAAGGCGTCGTACACGTGGCTACGGGACGTCCTGCGGACCCAGAGATGA
- a CDS encoding sialidase family protein, with protein MTLLSRALLATAGLLTPLVPTPLMPTPLMPTTPASTAPASLNTGCVSSVPYVSGRGGYDTYRIPATVTTATGTVLAFAEGRHDGVGDSGDIDVVLRRSLDGGCTWGPLTVVAAGRGDTRGNPAPVVDPRTGRIVLVTSYNSGAATEARITRGEVPPEHGRRVFVQTSRDDGRHFTAPRDITAQVKRPDWRWYATGPGHAVALTHGPHSPRGGTPSRLVVPADHSAAPPEGSSDTGREAKYYGGHAIYSDDGGRNWRIGFVDDSYDGYANSNESSAAQLPDGRLYVSARDQKGTSAGNRLDTRSSDGGETLDRPYGAQHTLDDVPNVQGSVLQLGGIGAPLLFSGPSVATARTSMAIWRSADGGATFTKALTLSRRRAAYSDLVPLGGGRVGILYETGATGPYETIEFRRIGVTEVG; from the coding sequence ATGACACTCCTCAGCCGCGCCCTCCTGGCCACCGCGGGGCTCCTCACCCCGCTCGTGCCCACCCCGCTCATGCCCACCCCGCTCATGCCCACCACGCCCGCGTCCACCGCTCCCGCCTCCCTCAACACCGGCTGCGTGTCATCGGTGCCGTACGTCTCGGGCCGGGGCGGCTATGACACGTACCGGATCCCGGCGACGGTCACGACCGCGACGGGGACCGTGCTCGCCTTCGCCGAGGGAAGACACGACGGCGTCGGCGACAGCGGCGACATCGACGTCGTCCTCAGACGTTCCCTCGACGGGGGCTGCACCTGGGGTCCGCTCACGGTCGTCGCGGCCGGCCGGGGGGACACCCGGGGCAATCCGGCGCCCGTGGTGGACCCGCGCACCGGTCGGATCGTACTGGTCACGTCCTACAACAGCGGTGCAGCGACCGAGGCGCGGATCACGCGTGGTGAGGTGCCCCCCGAGCACGGCCGCCGCGTCTTCGTGCAGACGAGCCGTGACGACGGGCGGCACTTCACGGCTCCGCGCGACATCACGGCTCAGGTGAAACGGCCCGACTGGCGGTGGTACGCGACGGGCCCGGGCCACGCGGTCGCCCTCACCCACGGCCCGCACTCCCCCAGAGGGGGGACCCCCAGCCGTCTCGTCGTCCCCGCCGACCACTCCGCCGCACCGCCCGAAGGCTCGTCCGACACCGGACGGGAAGCCAAGTACTACGGCGGGCACGCGATCTACAGCGACGACGGCGGGCGCAACTGGCGCATCGGCTTCGTCGACGACTCCTACGACGGGTACGCCAACTCCAATGAGAGCAGCGCCGCCCAGCTCCCCGACGGCCGCCTGTACGTCAGCGCACGCGACCAGAAAGGCACAAGTGCCGGCAACCGCCTCGACACCCGCTCCAGCGACGGCGGCGAGACCCTGGACCGCCCGTACGGTGCCCAGCACACCCTGGACGACGTCCCGAACGTCCAGGGCAGCGTCCTCCAACTCGGTGGAATCGGCGCGCCGTTGCTCTTCTCGGGCCCGTCCGTTGCCACCGCCCGTACGTCGATGGCGATCTGGCGCAGCGCCGACGGCGGGGCGACCTTCACCAAGGCGCTGACGCTGTCCCGGCGGCGGGCGGCCTACAGCGACCTGGTTCCGCTCGGCGGCGGGAGGGTCGGGATCCTGTACGAGACCGGGGCCACCGGCCCTTACGAGACGATCGAGTTCCGGCGGATCGGCGTCACCGAGGTGGGCTGA
- a CDS encoding MmcQ/YjbR family DNA-binding protein: MTPQELRAFCLSFNAAVEDFPFSPEISVFKVQGKMFALSWMDGRPLKVNLKCDPEDAVRLRGEYEGLIAPGYHMNKRHWNTVTVDGGLPDRVVRELIEDSYDLVVAGLPRADRLRLDRP, translated from the coding sequence ATGACCCCTCAGGAGCTGCGCGCGTTCTGCCTGTCCTTCAACGCGGCGGTGGAGGACTTCCCGTTCAGCCCGGAGATCTCGGTCTTCAAGGTCCAGGGCAAGATGTTCGCGCTGAGCTGGATGGACGGTCGGCCCCTGAAGGTCAACCTCAAGTGCGACCCGGAGGACGCGGTCCGGCTGCGCGGTGAGTACGAGGGCCTGATCGCCCCGGGCTATCACATGAACAAGCGGCACTGGAACACCGTCACGGTCGACGGCGGGCTCCCGGACCGGGTGGTCCGGGAACTCATCGAGGACTCGTACGACCTGGTCGTGGCCGGTCTGCCGCGAGCCGACCGGCTCCGCCTGGACCGCCCCTGA
- a CDS encoding MarR family winged helix-turn-helix transcriptional regulator, whose protein sequence is MGSHGDDVGLQAWRALLLAHNAAVRAIESDVQSAGRVPLTWYDVLLELNGAGDQGLRMHELAGRVVLSRTRVSRLVDEMARSGLVRKEPDADDKRMVWALITEAGRTALRETAPAYLRSIQRHFSAHLTEDEARTVAEALLKVARTSDEVRWGRGSAVSPPR, encoded by the coding sequence GTGGGTAGTCATGGTGACGATGTGGGGCTCCAGGCCTGGCGGGCGCTGCTGTTGGCGCACAACGCGGCCGTACGCGCCATCGAAAGCGATGTGCAAAGTGCCGGCCGGGTCCCTCTGACCTGGTACGACGTGCTGCTCGAACTCAACGGAGCGGGAGACCAGGGCCTGCGCATGCACGAGCTCGCAGGCCGGGTCGTCCTCAGTCGTACCCGTGTGAGCCGCCTCGTCGACGAGATGGCGCGGTCGGGGCTCGTCCGCAAGGAGCCGGACGCCGACGACAAGCGGATGGTGTGGGCCCTGATCACCGAGGCCGGCCGGACGGCGCTGCGCGAGACGGCCCCGGCGTACCTGCGGAGCATCCAGCGGCACTTCTCCGCGCATCTCACCGAGGACGAGGCCCGGACGGTCGCGGAGGCCCTGCTCAAGGTCGCCCGCACGAGCGACGAGGTCCGCTGGGGTCGCGGCTCGGCCGTCAGCCCACCTCGGTGA
- a CDS encoding rhodanese-like domain-containing protein, whose translation MAQLITRDEVQKKIDNGGVTLVEALPASYYEEAHLPGAVNLPHDQVDGLAPELLPDKQAEIIVYCANSPCPNSGIAARRLTELGYENVYDYDDGKQDWIAAGLPTESGSAAF comes from the coding sequence ATGGCTCAGCTCATCACGCGCGACGAGGTCCAGAAGAAGATCGACAACGGCGGGGTGACACTCGTCGAGGCCCTGCCCGCCTCCTACTACGAGGAGGCTCACCTGCCCGGTGCCGTCAACCTGCCGCACGACCAGGTGGACGGGCTCGCTCCCGAACTGCTGCCGGACAAGCAGGCGGAGATCATCGTCTACTGCGCCAACTCGCCCTGCCCGAACTCCGGCATCGCGGCCCGACGCCTGACGGAGCTGGGCTACGAGAACGTGTACGACTACGACGACGGCAAGCAGGACTGGATCGCCGCGGGGTTGCCGACGGAGTCCGGTTCGGCGGCCTTCTGA
- a CDS encoding tellurite resistance TerB family protein — translation MLPGRGHNGRGVRKGRVAHVLGIRTAWTAVGDGEFFCPGCGGDRNYQRLTGRRRFTLAGVPVLPRGATGPVVECAACGHHYGTDVLDHPTTTRFSAMLRDAVHTVALAVLAAGGNCSRTSLETAAAAVRLAGFEDCTEDQLDALVEALAADTGRVVGEPGGASLAIELHEALDPLAPHLAATGRESILLQGARIALADGPYTPAEREVLTTVGAALTICSDDVSRLLAAARTPS, via the coding sequence GTGCTGCCAGGACGGGGACACAACGGCCGTGGAGTCCGTAAGGGCCGTGTTGCGCACGTCCTTGGCATCCGTACCGCCTGGACCGCCGTCGGTGACGGCGAGTTCTTCTGCCCCGGCTGCGGGGGCGACCGCAACTACCAGCGCCTCACCGGCCGCCGCCGTTTCACCCTGGCCGGCGTCCCCGTTCTGCCCCGCGGCGCGACGGGCCCGGTCGTGGAGTGCGCGGCCTGCGGCCACCACTACGGCACGGACGTCCTCGACCACCCCACCACCACCCGCTTCTCGGCGATGCTCCGCGACGCGGTCCACACGGTGGCCCTCGCGGTCCTCGCCGCCGGCGGCAACTGCTCCCGTACGTCCCTGGAGACGGCCGCGGCCGCGGTCCGCCTGGCCGGCTTCGAGGACTGCACGGAGGACCAGCTCGACGCCCTGGTCGAGGCCCTGGCCGCCGACACGGGCCGCGTCGTCGGGGAACCCGGTGGCGCGAGCCTGGCCATAGAGCTCCACGAGGCCCTGGACCCCCTGGCCCCCCATCTCGCCGCCACGGGCCGCGAATCGATCCTCCTCCAAGGCGCCCGCATCGCCCTGGCGGACGGCCCGTACACCCCGGCGGAACGCGAGGTCCTGACCACGGTGGGCGCGGCCCTGACGATCTGCTCGGACGACGTGAGCCGACTGCTGGCGGCGGCGCGCACGCCGTCGTAG